A single genomic interval of Chrysemys picta bellii isolate R12L10 chromosome 8, ASM1138683v2, whole genome shotgun sequence harbors:
- the GPR52 gene encoding G-protein coupled receptor 52: MLGRSLAHRSSDCSVPESQTMNHSRWTEWRTLNMSSSIVNVSEHLSCPLGFGHYNAVDICILETVIIVLLTFLIIAGNLTVIFVFHCAPLLHHYTTSYFIQTMAYADLFVGVSCLVPTLSLLHYSTGVHESLTCQVFGYIISVLKSVSMACLACISVDRYLAITKPLSYNQLVTPCRLRICIILIWIYSCLIFLPSFFGWGKPGYHGDIFEWCAISWLTNAYFTGFIVCLLYAPAALVICFTYFHIFKICRQHTKEINDRRARFPSHEVDAAGETGHSPDRRYAMVLFRITSVFYMLWLPYIIYFLLESSRVLDNPALSFLTTWLAISNSFCNCVIYSLSNSVFRLGLRRLSETICSSCMCLKDKDVRDPKPRKRANSCSI, encoded by the coding sequence ATGTTGGGCAGGTCACTTGCTCACCGTAGCTCCGATTGCAGTGTTCCCGAATCCCAAACCATGAACCACTCCAGATGGACTGAATGGAGGACTCTGAACATGAGCAGTAGCATTGTGAATGTGTCTGAGCATCTCTCTTGTCCGCTAGGATTTGGCCACTACAATGCAGTCGACATCTGCATCCTTGAGACAGTCATTATTGTTTTGCTAACATTTTTAATTATTGCTGGTAATTTAACTGTAATATTTGTCTTTCACTGTGCTCCGCTCTTACATCATTATACCACCAGCTATTTTATTCAGACCATGGCCTATGCTGATCTTTTTGTTGGAGTTAGCTGCCTGGTTCCTACATTATCATTGCTTCACTACTCTACAGGTGTCCATGAGTCCTTGACTTGTCAGGTTTTTGGATATATCATCTCTGTGCTGAAGAGTGTCTCCATGGCATGTCTTGCTTGCATCAGTGTTGACCGCTATCTTGCTATTACAAAACCTCTCTCCTATAATCAACTGGTCACGCCTTGTCGCTTGAGAATCTGTATCATTTTAATCTGGATATACTCTTGTCTGATCTTCTTGCCTTCCTTTTTTGGTTGGGGGAAACCTGGTTACCATGGTGATATTTTTGAATGGTGTGCTATCTCCTGGCTCACCAATGCTTATTTTACTGGTTTTATTGTGTGCTTACTATATGCTCCAGCTGCTTTGGTAATCTGCTTCACATATTTCCACATCTTCAAAATTTGCCGGCAGCACACCAAAGAGATAAATGACCGGAGAGCTCGTTTTCCTAGCCATGAAGTGGATGCTGCTGGAGAGACTGGGCACAGCCCTGACCGCCGCTATGCCATGGTTTTATTTCGGATAACCAGTGTGTTTTACATGCTTTGGCTCCCCTATATCATATACTTTCTGCTGGAGAGCTCTAGGGTGCTGGATAATCCAGCACTTTCCTTCTTAACAACATGGCTTGCTATAAGCAATAGTTTCTGCAACTGTGTGATATATAGCCTCTCCAACAGTGTTTTCAGGCTGGGACTCCGGAGACTGTCAGAGACAATATGTTCATCTTGTATGTGTTTAAAAGACAAGGATGTACGGGACCCCAAACCTAGAAAACGGGCTAATTCCTGCTCCATTTAA